CGTATGCTTGCATCGGTGTCGGGAGTACGTCACAGAACTCTAGGGACTGGGATACTCTGCTACCGGGGCTTCCTTGGGAATTTTGCATAAAATCCATGGGGCGATCGCGACGGTTGCCATAGCTCAGAATCCCCCCGTGGTACAGTAAAACCAGTATTCCTCTGGCATTCCTAGGGAGGTCTTCCCCAGGGAGGACATCATCTGCCACAGAACATTCCGTGGCAGTCTGGGATTAGTCCAGGCTTAACCATCTTCTATCAATAACCTTATTTGCCTCATGTTCACGAAGCAAGTTCAAGAATCTGGCGTATACAAGTGGTTTAACGACCGTTTGGAAATCGAAGCGATTTCAGATGACATCTCCAGTAAGTATGTTCCCCCCCATGTCAATATCTTCTATTGCCTGGGTGGCATCACCTTAGTCTGTTTCATCATCCAGTTCGCCACTGGATTCGCAATGACCTTTTACTACAAGCCTTCGGTTACCGAGGCTTTCACCTCCGTGCAGTACCTCATGAATGAGGTCAGTTTTGGCTGGTTAATTCGCTCCATCCACCGCTGGTCTGCCAGCATGATGGTGTTGATGATGATCCTCCATGTGTTCCGGGTGTACCTCACCGGTGGTTTCAAAAATCCCCGCGAACTGACCTGGATTACGGGGGTTATTTTGGCGGTGATCACCGTATCCTTCGGCGTGACCGGCTACTCCTTGCCCTGGGATCAAGTGGGTTACTGGGCCGTGAAAATTGTGTCCGGTGTCCCTGAGGCCATTCCCCTGGTTGGTCCCCTGATGGTGGAACTGATTCGCGGTAGTGCCAGTGTGGGTCAAGCGACCCTGACCCGCTTCTATAGCCTGCACACCTTTGTGTTGCCCTGGTTCATTGCGGTGTTCATGCTGATGCACTTCCTGATGATTCGCAAGCAAGGGATCTCCGGTCCTTTATAAGCGAATGACCGCCAGTGGATTGTGGGCTGTGGATTGTGGGCAGTGAATTTCGGGCTGTGAATTTCGGGCTGTGAATGACTGTCAGTGAATTACCGCCAGTGAATAACCACCAGTGAATGACCGCCTGTAGTTTGCTGCAATCCCCTAAGCGGGTGTGTTTGTCACTCCCTATCGTTCCGACTTGGGGGTGAGAGACCCGTTCTTATTCTTGTTCAGGCCAACTGATTAAGGCCAACTGATTAAGGTTAGCTGAGACCCCTGCAAGGTTGATGTTTCCTTGGTAGCTTAGACCTACCGCCTTGGTTATCATCGTTAATGGGTGCCATACCCTGATTGGTGCCATAACCTGTGCAATGCCCCTGGCTAGGGATTATCCCGTTGTAACCTTCCCCAGGTGACTGCTCTCTTACGGAGATCATTGAAAACTATGTCTGTTCTCAAAAAGCCGGATTTAACCGATCCCGTCCTATTGGAAAAGCTGGCCCAAAATATGGGTCATAACTACTATGGGGAACCCGCTTGGCCCAACGATCTGCTCTACACCTTCCCGGTGGTGATCTTGGGTACCCTAGCCTGTGTTGTCGGGCTAGCTGTGCTGGATCCCGCCATGGTCGGTGAGCCTGCCAACCCCTTCGCCACTCCCCTGGAAATTCTGCCGGAGTGGTACCTGTACCCTGCTTTCCAAATTCTGCGGGTTGTTCCCAATAAACTGTTGGGGATTTTGCTGCAAACTGCGATTCCCTTGGGCTTGATGCTGGTTCCCTTCATTGAGAATATCAATAAGTTTCAGAACCCGTTCCGTCGTCCCATTGCCATGGCTGTGTTCCTCTTTGGAACCCTGGTTACCCTGTGGATGGGTGTTGCTGCAACCCTGCCCATTGATAAGTTTTTCACCTTGGGCTTGTTCTAAGGTCCGTCAAGCTTTTCTGAAATTGGTGAGGACGGCGGCGAGGATCGATCGCGGTCTTTCCCCTCTGAGCCTGATCCCCACTTACCCTAGGGTGCTTTCCAGTTGCCCTAGGGTAAGTTTTTTTATGGCTGCAGCGTTCTGGGTCAGCGTTCTGGGTGGGTAGCAAGGTCAACGTTCTGGGTCAACGTTCTGGGTCATATCTCTATGCCAGCTCTCGATCGCCTTTTTAGGCAGTGATCCAAACGTAGTGAAGTCGTGATGGTACGACAAGGCTTACAGCCCGTCTTTTGACGACCTAAACAGCACTACAGCAATTCTAAATCAGATGTAAGGATCTCGATGGCTGAAACCCTTGGTGTGGTGTGCGCCCGGAGGGCGCACACCACACGACCCATTTAGGACTGCTGTACCCCTTTGTATTGTCCTTGTATTGCCCTTGTATTGCCCT
This region of Prochlorothrix hollandica PCC 9006 = CALU 1027 genomic DNA includes:
- the petB gene encoding cytochrome b6; its protein translation is MFTKQVQESGVYKWFNDRLEIEAISDDISSKYVPPHVNIFYCLGGITLVCFIIQFATGFAMTFYYKPSVTEAFTSVQYLMNEVSFGWLIRSIHRWSASMMVLMMILHVFRVYLTGGFKNPRELTWITGVILAVITVSFGVTGYSLPWDQVGYWAVKIVSGVPEAIPLVGPLMVELIRGSASVGQATLTRFYSLHTFVLPWFIAVFMLMHFLMIRKQGISGPL
- the petD gene encoding cytochrome b6-f complex subunit IV: MSVLKKPDLTDPVLLEKLAQNMGHNYYGEPAWPNDLLYTFPVVILGTLACVVGLAVLDPAMVGEPANPFATPLEILPEWYLYPAFQILRVVPNKLLGILLQTAIPLGLMLVPFIENINKFQNPFRRPIAMAVFLFGTLVTLWMGVAATLPIDKFFTLGLF